One Bythopirellula goksoeyrii genomic window, CCATCTTCGTCGGGGACATGCACTGTGCGAATTGCGCTAAAAAGGTTGCCCGCAAGCTCTACGCCGTGAAGGGGGTTACCAAAGTTCGCACGGATGTGAAAATCGATGTCGCTATTGTCACTCCACAGCGGAACCAAGAGCTCGATTCCAAGGCGCTCTGGGCCGCAGCTGAAAAATCGGGAATTCCACCCATCAAGTTGATCGGACCTGCAGGAATCATCGAAGCAGATGAAGAAGCCAAGAAAGAGGCCTCCAAAGCTGCCCACGACCACGCTGCGGAAGAAACCAAGACCAGCTGAATCTGAGGCTGAATTCCAACACGAAATGAAAACGCCCCGGGATTGCAATCCCGGGGCGTTCTCCGTTTGATCTTCACTATTCCTCTAGGCAGGCTGGCCGGCGTACTGCTTTTGATATTCGCCGTAGATCCAGTCATAGGTCTTTTTCATCCCGTCGCGGAGACGGATGCCAGGGGCCCAACCCAAGTATTCCTGGATCTTGGTGTTGTCGCTATTGCGGCCGTTGACCCCC contains:
- a CDS encoding heavy-metal-associated domain-containing protein, producing the protein MMEIIYRKSLLLAAVLLVCAASAQAADKAPLSESKDIPAVKKTLKMAPSETAIFVGDMHCANCAKKVARKLYAVKGVTKVRTDVKIDVAIVTPQRNQELDSKALWAAAEKSGIPPIKLIGPAGIIEADEEAKKEASKAAHDHAAEETKTS